The Kiritimatiellia bacterium genome has a segment encoding these proteins:
- a CDS encoding sigma-54-dependent Fis family transcriptional regulator, which translates to MKHLLIVDDELGSRESLKQVFVRDYRVSLAADAAEALRILALGDVDLVLLDVLMPQRDGLSLLREIMESYAHVAVIMVSGSTSVRPVVESIQAGALDYLPKPFEVDDARRMVARALERAALKRKVEALQREVLREYPVQDIIGQAPSFLHAIETIRKSAESAATVLIEGESGTGKELMARLLHARSGRHDEPFVAVHCASLPETLMESELFGHEKGAFTSADRRRAGRFDMAGAGTIFFDEIGEMPLTTQVKLLRVLQEHEYMRVGGTQLIKTRARVVAATSRDLRAEVTAHRFRDDLFYRLNVVPVRLPPLRERREDIPLLLDHFLGVLRGPLNARAQRFGGAARVLIERYDWPGNVRELRNLVERALVLHGHQEELTPEALPMEIRYPPPSGGAAAPRSLEEAVNDFERRLVAKALAETGGVQTRAAERLGTTRRILRYRMDKLKISGAEG; encoded by the coding sequence ATGAAGCATCTTCTGATCGTGGATGACGAATTGGGAAGCCGGGAATCCCTCAAGCAGGTCTTCGTGCGCGACTATCGCGTGTCGCTGGCGGCCGACGCGGCCGAAGCGCTAAGGATCCTCGCGCTCGGCGACGTGGACCTCGTGTTGCTGGATGTCCTGATGCCGCAGCGTGACGGACTATCCCTGCTCCGGGAGATCATGGAAAGCTACGCCCACGTGGCCGTGATCATGGTCAGCGGGTCGACATCCGTCCGCCCCGTGGTCGAATCGATCCAGGCCGGAGCCCTGGACTACCTGCCCAAGCCGTTCGAGGTGGACGATGCCCGGCGCATGGTTGCCCGCGCCCTGGAGCGCGCGGCGCTCAAGCGGAAGGTCGAGGCCCTCCAGCGGGAGGTGCTGCGCGAGTATCCCGTGCAGGATATCATCGGCCAGGCGCCGTCCTTCCTCCACGCCATCGAGACCATCCGCAAGTCCGCCGAGAGCGCCGCCACGGTGTTGATCGAGGGCGAGAGCGGCACCGGCAAGGAATTGATGGCGCGTCTCCTGCATGCCCGGAGCGGCCGGCACGACGAGCCCTTTGTCGCCGTCCATTGCGCCTCCCTGCCGGAAACGCTCATGGAGAGCGAATTGTTCGGCCACGAGAAGGGCGCCTTCACCAGCGCCGACCGGCGTCGAGCGGGACGTTTCGACATGGCCGGGGCCGGGACGATCTTCTTTGATGAAATCGGCGAGATGCCGTTGACCACGCAGGTCAAGCTGCTGCGGGTGCTCCAGGAGCACGAGTACATGCGGGTTGGCGGAACCCAGCTCATCAAGACCCGCGCCCGCGTGGTGGCGGCGACGTCCCGCGATCTCCGCGCGGAAGTGACGGCGCATCGTTTCCGGGACGATCTCTTCTACCGTTTGAACGTGGTGCCCGTCCGGCTCCCTCCCCTGCGCGAGCGCCGCGAGGATATCCCCCTCCTGCTGGACCATTTCCTCGGGGTGCTCCGCGGGCCGTTGAATGCGCGCGCCCAGCGCTTCGGCGGCGCGGCGCGGGTGCTGATCGAACGGTACGATTGGCCCGGCAACGTGCGGGAATTGCGCAACCTGGTCGAACGCGCGCTGGTCCTGCACGGCCACCAGGAGGAACTCACCCCGGAGGCCCTGCCCATGGAAATCCGCTATCCGCCGCCCTCCGGCGGCGCGGCCGCGCCTCGCTCACTGGAGGAGGCCGTCAATGATTTCGAACGGAGACTGGTGGCCAAGGCACTCGCCGAGACGGGCGGAGTGCAGACGCGGGCCGCCGAGCGGTTGGGGACCACTCGGCGAATCCTTCGCTACCGCATGGATAAGCTGAAGATCAGCGGGGCGGAAGGATAG
- a CDS encoding PAS domain-containing protein: protein MKPVPLVHLYTQDEVLVRRACGLLDGLAVVRPVATPAAFEALFDRGAGLLAVVDLRADEAVPLIRGVMEIEPRAVVVALGVPGSEPARAADAAGVYAVEDPELTRARFQQLILHAAGHLRLLHENEAWRQEALAVRARPEPEASARRPPPRYPGNLCPVGDVETLLQSMAEDVAASVRVSRVGIFCRARDSETFKWRGGLRCLEGVEALEYGPRDALVRWLALHAHLVSRENLSHVREADARWLLQQTLDTLGAEILLPLQARGRLLGWLYVGHRVTGLPFESVHLEDLAALAEHVSTTLEHALLYEELAVQKTLAETLLQSLPTGIVAVDAEGIIRWFNDEAARIFQAAADQVMGRKVEALGAGPADLIRRALAGEALRHPQEWREPGGRDVLTARAQRLDSASGCLGAVLFVQDVTAERELKERQAQVERAAFWAELAAGMSHEIRNPLVAIKTFAQLLPERYEEDEFRHEFAEVVSQEVDRLNRIIDHINRFAHPPRLNLENAAVRDVIDQGLEMVRQVAFPTGIPVHQELDHDLWPIRGDARALAECVMHLVVNSLEAAQGRSDPRVELVARNAAGAESGRHVLLAVVDNGPGMDPGIRDKVFSPFYTTKARGMGLGLAIVQRVVMDHNGTIHVETGPDGTEVTLRLPAAMETPT, encoded by the coding sequence ATGAAGCCCGTGCCGCTGGTACATCTCTATACCCAGGACGAGGTCCTTGTCCGGCGTGCGTGCGGCTTGTTGGACGGACTCGCCGTGGTGCGGCCCGTGGCGACGCCGGCGGCTTTCGAAGCCCTCTTCGACCGGGGCGCCGGCCTGCTGGCGGTGGTCGACCTGCGGGCCGATGAGGCGGTGCCGCTGATCCGGGGCGTGATGGAGATAGAACCCCGCGCGGTCGTCGTGGCCCTGGGCGTTCCCGGCTCGGAACCGGCACGCGCCGCGGACGCCGCCGGCGTGTATGCCGTCGAGGACCCCGAGTTGACCCGGGCCCGCTTTCAGCAGCTTATCTTGCATGCGGCCGGCCATCTCCGCCTCCTGCATGAGAACGAGGCCTGGCGGCAGGAGGCCCTGGCGGTCCGGGCCCGGCCCGAGCCCGAGGCTTCCGCGCGGCGGCCCCCGCCGCGCTACCCCGGAAATCTCTGTCCCGTAGGCGACGTGGAAACGCTGCTGCAATCCATGGCGGAGGATGTGGCCGCGTCGGTGAGAGTGTCCCGCGTGGGCATCTTCTGCCGCGCGCGCGACAGCGAGACTTTTAAGTGGCGGGGCGGCCTTCGCTGCCTGGAGGGCGTCGAGGCGCTCGAGTATGGGCCGCGCGACGCGCTGGTGCGGTGGCTCGCCCTGCACGCGCACCTGGTCTCCCGTGAAAATCTCTCGCATGTCCGTGAAGCCGACGCACGCTGGCTTCTGCAGCAGACCCTCGATACGCTGGGCGCTGAAATCCTGCTGCCGCTGCAGGCCCGCGGCCGACTGCTCGGATGGTTGTACGTCGGCCACCGTGTCACGGGCCTGCCGTTCGAGTCCGTCCACTTGGAGGACCTCGCGGCGCTGGCCGAACACGTCTCCACCACCCTGGAGCACGCCCTGCTGTACGAGGAACTGGCCGTCCAGAAAACGCTGGCCGAAACCCTCTTGCAAAGCCTGCCCACGGGCATTGTGGCCGTGGATGCCGAGGGCATCATCCGCTGGTTCAACGACGAGGCCGCGCGGATTTTCCAGGCCGCCGCCGACCAGGTCATGGGCCGGAAGGTGGAGGCTCTGGGTGCCGGCCCCGCTGACCTGATTCGGCGTGCCCTGGCCGGGGAGGCCCTGCGGCACCCGCAGGAGTGGCGCGAGCCCGGCGGGCGGGACGTCCTCACGGCCCGGGCGCAACGGCTCGACAGCGCTTCCGGCTGCCTGGGCGCGGTCCTCTTCGTGCAGGACGTCACCGCCGAGCGCGAACTGAAGGAACGGCAGGCGCAGGTGGAACGGGCCGCGTTCTGGGCGGAACTGGCCGCGGGCATGTCCCACGAGATACGTAACCCGCTGGTCGCCATCAAGACCTTCGCGCAACTCCTGCCCGAGCGATACGAGGAGGACGAGTTCCGGCACGAGTTTGCCGAAGTCGTCTCACAGGAGGTGGATCGTCTCAACCGCATCATCGACCACATTAACCGCTTTGCGCACCCGCCTAGGCTGAATCTCGAAAACGCGGCCGTGCGGGACGTCATCGACCAGGGACTTGAAATGGTCCGCCAGGTCGCGTTCCCGACCGGCATCCCCGTGCACCAGGAACTCGATCACGACCTTTGGCCCATCCGGGGTGACGCCCGCGCCCTCGCGGAATGCGTGATGCATCTCGTCGTCAATTCCCTCGAGGCCGCCCAGGGCCGGAGCGACCCCCGCGTGGAACTGGTGGCGCGCAATGCGGCCGGAGCCGAATCCGGGCGGCATGTCCTGTTAGCGGTCGTGGACAACGGGCCGGGCATGGATCCCGGGATCCGCGACAAGGTCTTTTCCCCGTTCTATACCACGAAGGCGCGGGGCATGGGGCTGGGCCTGGCCATCGTACAGCGCGTGGTCATGGACCATAACGGCACCATACACGTGGAGACCGGCCCCGACGGCACCGAGGTAACCCTGCGGCTGCCGGCCGCCATGGAGACGCCGACATGA